In Pedobacter sp. W3I1, one DNA window encodes the following:
- a CDS encoding methylmalonyl-CoA mutase family protein yields the protein MQQVEIYKPKNKIRFVTAASLFDGHDATINIMRRILQSSGAEVIHLGHNRSVDEVVNCAIQEDVQGIAMTSYQGGHIEYFKYMYDLLQERGSGHIKIFAGGGGVILPSEIEELQAYGISKIYSPDDGRKMGLQGMINDMLVQTDFITKASITNELETIPTKDIKAIAGAITVAENDPEGAQKFVDELKKLSKNNTAPVLGITGTGGAGKSSLVDELVRRFLVEVKDKTLAIISIDPSKRKTGGALLGDRIRMNAINNPRVYMRSLATRQANLALSKNVQESIDICKAAGYDLIIVETSGIGQSDTEITEHCDVSLYVMTPEFGAATQLEKIDMLDFADLVAINKFDKRGALDALRDVRKQYKRNHNIFDAKDDEIPVYGTMASQFNDPGMNNLFVALMEQIKIKTGTDFKAKMELTSDQSEKIYIIPPDRIRYLAEIAEASQIYNEWVDKQSAIARKIYQLKGVIDLLSDNNSPLPEGCPQDGVLKNLNETYHYFEEQLDGECKRLLRQWPDTKRAYKEEFFIYKVRDKEIKQPLFYESLSKLNIPKVSLPRYEDWGDILRWLLTENLPGEFPYAAGVFPLKREGEDPTRMFAGEGGPERTNKRFHYVSLGQPAHRLSTAFDSVTLYGEDPHIRPDIYGKIGNSGVSIATLDDAKKLYSGFDLCAPSTSVSMTINGPAPMLLGFFMNAAIDQQCEKYIIENDLTKEVETKINAIYKAKNIPRPSYNGTLPAGNNGLGLMLLGVTGDQVLPADVYARIRVKAISSVRGTVQADILKEDQAQNTCIFSTEFALRMMGDIQKYFIDEKVRNFYSVSISGYHIAEAGANPISQLAFTLSNGFTFVEYYLSRGMHIDDFAPNLSFFFSNGIDPEYAVIGRVARRIWAKAIKNKYKGNDRSQKLKYHIQTSGRSLHAQEIDFNDIRTTLQALYAIYDNCNSLHTNAYDEAITTPTEESVRRAMAIQLIINRELGLAKNENPLQGAFIIEELTDLVEDAVLAEFKRINDRGGVLGAMETMYQRGKIQEESLYYETLKHTGEYPIVGVNTFLNKNGSPTIVPGEVIRATEDEKQYQISALQKFQDRNADRAADLLKQLQKSAIAGDNIFEQLMEVCKICSLGQISKALYEVGGQYRRNM from the coding sequence ATGCAACAAGTAGAAATCTATAAGCCTAAAAATAAAATCCGTTTTGTAACTGCTGCTTCTCTTTTCGACGGACACGATGCAACCATCAATATCATGCGTCGTATTCTCCAATCTTCAGGGGCTGAAGTTATCCATCTTGGTCACAATAGATCTGTTGATGAAGTGGTTAACTGTGCCATTCAGGAAGATGTTCAGGGCATTGCAATGACTTCTTATCAAGGTGGGCATATCGAATATTTTAAATACATGTACGATCTCCTGCAGGAAAGAGGATCAGGTCATATCAAAATATTCGCTGGTGGTGGCGGTGTAATCTTACCTTCAGAAATTGAAGAATTGCAGGCCTACGGAATTTCTAAAATATACTCTCCGGATGATGGCCGGAAAATGGGTTTACAGGGCATGATCAACGATATGTTGGTACAAACCGATTTCATTACCAAAGCCAGCATCACTAACGAGCTTGAAACCATACCTACAAAAGACATCAAAGCCATTGCCGGAGCCATTACCGTTGCAGAAAATGATCCCGAAGGCGCACAAAAATTTGTTGATGAATTAAAAAAACTTTCCAAAAACAACACCGCTCCTGTTTTAGGTATTACCGGAACAGGCGGCGCCGGAAAATCATCCCTGGTAGATGAACTTGTCCGTCGTTTTCTGGTAGAAGTGAAAGATAAAACCTTAGCGATTATCTCCATAGATCCTTCAAAAAGGAAAACAGGCGGTGCTTTATTGGGCGACCGTATCCGCATGAACGCCATTAACAACCCTAGGGTTTACATGCGCTCATTGGCCACAAGACAAGCAAACTTAGCCCTCTCGAAGAACGTACAGGAAAGTATCGATATCTGTAAAGCAGCAGGTTATGATTTAATTATTGTAGAAACCTCGGGCATTGGCCAGTCAGATACCGAAATTACCGAACACTGCGATGTATCACTTTATGTGATGACCCCAGAGTTTGGTGCCGCTACGCAGTTGGAAAAAATCGACATGTTAGATTTCGCTGACCTGGTGGCCATTAACAAATTTGACAAAAGAGGTGCTTTAGATGCCCTACGGGATGTGCGCAAGCAATACAAACGCAATCACAATATTTTTGATGCCAAGGATGATGAAATTCCGGTTTATGGAACAATGGCTTCGCAGTTTAACGATCCGGGCATGAATAACCTCTTTGTGGCCTTAATGGAACAAATTAAGATTAAAACAGGAACTGATTTCAAGGCCAAAATGGAACTCACTTCCGATCAATCAGAGAAGATTTACATTATCCCCCCCGATCGTATCCGTTATTTAGCAGAAATTGCCGAAGCAAGCCAGATATATAACGAATGGGTAGATAAACAATCTGCCATTGCCCGTAAAATCTATCAACTGAAAGGTGTGATTGATTTACTAAGCGATAACAATTCCCCTCTCCCAGAGGGGTGTCCGCAGGACGGGGTGTTAAAAAATTTAAATGAAACTTACCACTACTTCGAAGAACAATTAGATGGCGAATGCAAACGTTTATTACGCCAATGGCCTGATACAAAAAGGGCATATAAAGAAGAGTTTTTTATTTATAAAGTTCGCGATAAAGAAATTAAACAACCTTTGTTTTACGAGTCACTTTCAAAACTGAATATCCCTAAAGTTTCACTACCGAGATATGAAGATTGGGGCGATATTTTAAGGTGGTTGCTAACCGAAAACCTTCCTGGCGAGTTTCCTTATGCAGCAGGGGTATTCCCACTAAAAAGAGAAGGCGAAGATCCGACACGGATGTTTGCTGGAGAAGGTGGACCTGAAAGAACCAATAAACGTTTCCACTATGTTTCTTTAGGTCAGCCGGCGCACCGTTTATCTACCGCTTTTGATTCTGTCACCCTTTATGGTGAAGATCCACATATCCGGCCCGATATTTATGGAAAAATCGGAAACTCGGGTGTAAGTATTGCCACTTTAGATGATGCCAAAAAACTCTATTCGGGTTTTGATCTTTGTGCGCCGTCAACCTCTGTATCCATGACCATTAACGGCCCGGCCCCAATGTTATTAGGTTTTTTCATGAATGCGGCAATTGATCAGCAATGTGAAAAGTACATTATCGAAAATGATTTAACCAAAGAAGTTGAGACTAAAATTAATGCAATCTATAAAGCGAAAAATATACCAAGGCCATCATACAATGGTACTTTGCCAGCAGGAAACAATGGTTTAGGTTTGATGCTTTTAGGCGTTACTGGCGATCAGGTTTTACCCGCCGATGTTTATGCCAGGATCAGAGTGAAAGCCATCAGTTCAGTTAGAGGAACCGTTCAGGCCGATATCTTAAAAGAAGATCAGGCGCAGAATACCTGTATCTTCTCTACCGAATTTGCCTTAAGGATGATGGGCGATATCCAGAAATATTTCATCGATGAAAAAGTGAGGAATTTCTACTCCGTATCCATTTCGGGCTATCACATTGCAGAGGCGGGTGCTAATCCCATTTCGCAGCTTGCCTTTACCCTAAGCAACGGATTTACCTTTGTTGAATATTATTTAAGCAGAGGTATGCATATCGATGATTTTGCACCTAACCTATCTTTCTTCTTCTCCAACGGAATCGATCCGGAATATGCCGTTATTGGCCGCGTCGCCAGAAGAATCTGGGCGAAAGCCATCAAGAATAAATACAAGGGAAATGATCGCTCACAGAAACTTAAATACCATATTCAAACTTCCGGACGCTCCTTACATGCGCAGGAAATCGATTTTAATGATATCCGCACTACTTTACAGGCGCTATACGCCATTTATGATAACTGTAATTCGTTACATACCAATGCTTATGATGAAGCCATTACCACACCTACAGAAGAATCTGTAAGGAGAGCGATGGCAATACAATTGATTATTAACAGAGAATTGGGGCTAGCTAAGAACGAGAACCCATTACAGGGCGCCTTTATCATTGAAGAATTAACCGATCTAGTAGAAGACGCTGTGCTTGCCGAATTTAAACGTATTAACGATCGTGGTGGGGTTTTAGGTGCCATGGAAACCATGTACCAGCGTGGGAAAATCCAGGAGGAAAGTTTGTATTACGAAACGCTTAAACATACAGGCGAATATCCTATTGTTGGCGTAAATACCTTCTTAAACAAGAATGGTTCCCCTACTATTGTTCCCGGTGAAGTAATCCGTGCTACAGAAGATGAAAAACAATATCAGATTTCGGCGTTGCAAAAATTTCAGGATCGCAACGCTGACCGTGCAGCAGATCTATTAAAACAGCTTCAAAAATCGGCTATAGCAGGCGATAATATTTTTGAGCAACTGATGGAAGTATGTAAAATATGTTCCTTAGGACAGATCAGTAAAGCACTTTACGAAGTTGGTGGCCAGTATAGAAGAAACATGTAA
- the pafA gene encoding alkaline phosphatase PafA: MNKISRLIFTISIFSISLSLAQTKKPTTAPSKAFPAEVARPKLVVGLVVDQMRWDYLYRYYNRYSNGGFKRLINEGFSVENTFIPYTPTYTACGHTCIYTGSVPAVHGIIGNDWYDPETKKNVYCTEDSSVSTVGSTPSSEGNMSPKNMLTTTITDELRLATNFRGKVIGISLKDRGSILPAGHAANAAYWYQGSTGNWITSTYYMKEVPTWIADYNKLKLANKFYAKNWETLYPMNTYVNSTADEKAYEGKSSTFPHQLTQNVDKNFDAIRSTPYGNTITLDLAKLAILSEDLGQDNITDFLAVSCSSTDYVGHAYGPNSVEAEDTYLRLDKDFEEFFNYLDKKVGKGNYTVFLTADHGAAHVPGFMQENKLPSGVVSDRDIANKLNVYLNDKFKVNNVVLRSMNNQIIFDHDKTDKGDVSFDVIKSASVEFLKRLDGFQNAVDIAKISQSTLQEIQKKMITNGYNARRSGDIYYVLQPNWFNGSSTGTTHGNWNPYDSHIPLVFMGWGIKPGATNKMHYMTDIAPTLAALLHIQTPNGTVGEPITEITNK; the protein is encoded by the coding sequence ATGAATAAAATATCCCGTCTAATCTTTACCATTTCTATTTTTTCAATCTCACTTTCCTTAGCCCAAACCAAAAAACCGACCACCGCGCCTTCTAAAGCATTTCCCGCTGAAGTTGCACGCCCTAAATTGGTGGTTGGCTTAGTGGTTGATCAAATGCGTTGGGATTATTTATACCGCTACTATAACCGCTATAGCAACGGTGGTTTTAAAAGATTAATTAACGAGGGTTTTTCTGTAGAAAATACTTTTATTCCTTATACACCAACTTATACGGCCTGTGGCCACACTTGTATCTACACAGGCTCTGTTCCGGCTGTACATGGTATTATCGGTAATGACTGGTACGATCCTGAAACCAAAAAGAATGTATATTGTACAGAAGATTCTTCAGTGTCTACTGTTGGCAGCACACCTTCATCCGAAGGCAATATGTCGCCAAAAAATATGTTAACCACTACCATTACCGATGAACTGAGGTTAGCTACAAATTTTAGAGGTAAAGTAATTGGTATTTCATTAAAAGACAGGGGTTCGATCCTTCCAGCTGGCCACGCGGCAAATGCGGCATACTGGTATCAGGGTAGTACCGGAAACTGGATTACCAGTACCTATTATATGAAAGAAGTACCAACCTGGATTGCTGATTATAATAAGCTGAAATTAGCGAACAAGTTTTACGCAAAAAACTGGGAAACATTGTACCCGATGAATACCTATGTGAACAGCACCGCAGATGAGAAAGCTTACGAAGGCAAATCAAGTACGTTTCCACACCAACTAACACAAAACGTTGATAAAAATTTCGATGCCATCAGAAGTACCCCTTATGGTAATACCATCACTTTAGATCTTGCTAAATTAGCCATCCTTTCTGAAGATTTAGGACAAGATAACATTACCGATTTCTTAGCAGTAAGCTGTTCATCTACCGATTATGTTGGTCATGCTTACGGTCCAAATTCAGTAGAAGCAGAAGATACTTATTTACGTTTGGATAAAGATTTTGAAGAGTTTTTTAACTACCTGGATAAAAAAGTAGGTAAAGGAAATTATACCGTATTTTTAACTGCCGACCATGGTGCTGCGCATGTACCAGGCTTTATGCAGGAGAATAAATTGCCTTCGGGCGTAGTGAGTGACCGTGATATCGCAAACAAATTAAATGTTTACTTAAATGATAAATTTAAAGTAAACAATGTGGTTTTAAGATCGATGAATAATCAGATTATTTTCGATCATGACAAAACAGATAAAGGCGATGTAAGTTTCGATGTGATTAAATCGGCATCGGTAGAATTCTTAAAAAGATTAGACGGTTTCCAAAATGCAGTTGATATTGCTAAAATATCACAAAGCACACTTCAGGAAATCCAGAAAAAGATGATTACCAACGGATACAATGCCCGTAGAAGTGGCGATATCTATTATGTTTTACAACCAAACTGGTTTAACGGTAGCAGCACGGGTACCACCCACGGCAACTGGAACCCTTACGATTCGCACATTCCATTGGTTTTTATGGGCTGGGGAATCAAGCCAGGGGCAACAAACAAAATGCACTACATGACCGACATTGCACCTACACTGGCCGCACTGCTCCATATCCAAACCCCGAACGGAACAGTAGGAGAACCGATTACAGAGATAACAAACAAATAA
- a CDS encoding folylpolyglutamate synthase/dihydrofolate synthase family protein, whose protein sequence is MNYQQTLDFLYSKLPMFTRVGASAFKKDLTNTIILCEALDNPQDKFKSIHVAGTNGKGSTSHMLASVLQAQGYKTGLYTSPHLKDFRERIRINGKMMSKTEVVSFVKEQQKLIEKTEPSFFEVTVAMAFDHFAKHEVDVAVIEVGLGGRLDSTNIITPQISVITNISLDHMNMLGNTLTEIAGEKAGIIKKNIPVVIGETQEESAPVFVSKAKEVGAPIVFADAELRAQDFKIRNNKLFLSVYQNSEIKYKDLQSDLTGIYQHKNILTVLETLAVLNEKTDIKTDHESIYKGISQVKKQTGLQGRWQTLSKNPLVICDTGHNEAGITEVIKNIAQTPYQNLHIVFGMVKDKDISKVLSLMPKNATYYFCKPDLERALAADELKEQAATFNLNGNSYASVAEAKEVAILSADPKDLVFIGGSTFVVAEAI, encoded by the coding sequence ATGAACTACCAACAAACGCTTGATTTTTTATACAGTAAACTCCCCATGTTTACCCGCGTTGGCGCGTCTGCTTTCAAAAAAGATTTAACCAATACCATTATTCTTTGTGAGGCTTTGGATAATCCACAGGATAAATTTAAAAGTATCCATGTGGCAGGTACCAATGGAAAAGGATCCACCTCACACATGTTGGCTTCGGTATTACAGGCACAGGGATACAAAACGGGGCTTTACACTTCTCCCCACTTAAAAGATTTTCGAGAACGCATTCGTATTAATGGAAAAATGATGAGCAAAACTGAAGTGGTATCGTTCGTAAAAGAACAACAAAAATTGATCGAAAAAACGGAGCCTTCTTTTTTCGAGGTTACCGTTGCCATGGCATTTGATCATTTTGCTAAACATGAGGTTGATGTAGCCGTAATTGAGGTAGGTTTAGGCGGAAGGTTAGATTCTACCAACATCATTACCCCGCAAATTTCAGTCATCACCAATATCAGCCTTGATCATATGAATATGCTGGGCAATACGCTAACCGAAATCGCTGGTGAAAAAGCAGGCATCATTAAAAAGAATATTCCGGTTGTAATTGGCGAAACACAAGAAGAATCGGCTCCAGTTTTTGTCAGTAAGGCAAAAGAAGTGGGTGCTCCAATTGTTTTTGCTGATGCAGAGTTAAGGGCTCAGGATTTTAAAATCAGGAACAACAAACTTTTCCTGTCTGTTTATCAGAATAGTGAAATTAAATACAAGGATCTTCAAAGCGATCTTACTGGCATTTATCAGCACAAAAATATTTTAACCGTTTTAGAAACTTTAGCTGTGCTGAACGAGAAAACGGATATTAAAACTGATCACGAATCAATCTATAAAGGAATAAGCCAGGTTAAAAAACAGACTGGTTTGCAAGGACGCTGGCAAACTTTGTCTAAAAATCCTTTGGTTATTTGCGATACCGGCCATAACGAAGCTGGAATTACCGAGGTAATTAAAAACATCGCACAAACTCCTTATCAAAACCTGCACATTGTTTTTGGAATGGTAAAGGATAAAGATATTTCGAAAGTTTTATCACTGATGCCTAAAAATGCCACTTACTATTTTTGTAAACCAGATTTAGAACGAGCTTTAGCAGCCGATGAACTTAAAGAACAGGCTGCAACATTTAATTTAAATGGAAACAGTTATGCGTCTGTTGCCGAGGCAAAAGAAGTTGCCATTCTATCGGCAGATCCAAAAGATTTGGTTTTTATTGGAGGAAGTACATTTGTAGTAGCCGAAGCGATATAA
- a CDS encoding gliding motility-associated C-terminal domain-containing protein has product MYSPGGSYIYKVEITSEGIKSTKIADCAPGDQYFSIAMNKNNLFWLNSSQIYVADVKENSIENCRRLFPSMAYSNSLTLGYDNKLYYCSSFLFGTDINTGKTDILGPLNYFPTGDICFYKKELFMAASQGIVKVNLKEPNKSTLHIPLPYNILLYGIVSVSTGVRKNTVYGLQYLGTQTNIIEFDIENQKMVGVVGTLPYTVLDAASMVEDGSIIGIEFEKVDINQDCALGNTANVDIITAPHIEDFTYTLNGVTNATGKFTGLSKGQYTLSITSASDSYTTTVDVPEVNLIKPVYSWQIKNQLCETLGEITFSTPEQNSGYQIKFDGKSYPLNSTISNLISKSNHFEIVNKYGCKVDEQDIVVGRDKCTIQFDRAEVVQQCDVFHQGIINVLTKPHTAAYTYTLNNTISNSTGVFKNLVAGSYRLKIISDEDELETIVIVPDYKQLQPNFSFTKVNPACASKGTIQFNSFTGSANYKIKLKTDILPYDHKFTNLEVGNYHFIVLNKEDCLIDEYDVELVYEPCPIVINNIETLQECNVLGKGFIKVNCPPIPETYTFILNNSVSNNTGVFYMLDPGSYTIEVKASGGSASVSKTVIVPDYSLIKPVTEINAKNPACDLKGEISFSIGTNSADYNVKYKGMVYPGNHVFSDLIEGDYTFTILKLNGCIVDEVNKRLVYEPCPIIINNIEILAECNVLGKGFIKVNCPPIPEIYTFTLNNSISNSIGVFSMLSPGSYNVEVKASGGAPAAYRTIIVPDYSLTKLNTIVNAKNPVCDLTGEISFSIGNHSADYNIRYNGLVYPGNYTFLGLYEGNYTFSILKLNGCIVDELKVSLETEACNDISFPTAFSPNSDNVNDSFKAKEGSRAFNFQMQIFDRRGVIIFSSNKLYDAWNGDYQGQPVPVGVYFWVASFTTQENKKIIKKGSVTLVR; this is encoded by the coding sequence ATGTATTCTCCTGGTGGGAGTTATATTTATAAAGTAGAAATTACTTCCGAGGGGATAAAATCAACTAAAATTGCAGATTGCGCACCAGGCGATCAGTATTTTTCAATAGCAATGAATAAAAACAATTTATTTTGGTTGAATAGTTCTCAAATCTATGTCGCAGACGTAAAAGAAAACAGTATTGAAAATTGCAGGCGCCTGTTTCCAAGCATGGCTTATTCAAATTCGTTAACACTAGGTTATGATAATAAGTTATATTATTGTTCTAGCTTTTTATTTGGCACGGATATTAATACCGGAAAGACAGATATTTTAGGGCCACTTAATTATTTTCCGACAGGTGATATTTGTTTTTACAAAAAGGAACTTTTTATGGCTGCCAGTCAGGGAATAGTAAAGGTAAATCTTAAAGAACCCAATAAAAGTACGCTTCATATTCCTTTGCCATACAATATCTTGCTTTATGGAATTGTAAGTGTATCAACTGGTGTTAGGAAAAATACTGTTTATGGGTTACAATATTTAGGCACCCAAACCAATATTATCGAGTTCGATATAGAAAACCAAAAAATGGTTGGTGTGGTGGGAACACTTCCATATACAGTTCTTGATGCTGCAAGTATGGTAGAAGATGGAAGTATTATTGGAATAGAATTCGAGAAAGTAGATATAAACCAGGATTGCGCTTTAGGAAACACTGCCAACGTGGATATTATCACGGCTCCGCATATTGAAGATTTTACCTATACTTTAAATGGTGTTACCAATGCAACAGGTAAGTTTACTGGCTTATCCAAAGGTCAATATACACTTTCCATTACCTCCGCATCTGATTCCTATACCACAACCGTTGATGTTCCCGAGGTTAATTTGATAAAACCTGTTTACAGTTGGCAGATCAAAAATCAGCTTTGCGAAACCCTGGGTGAAATCACTTTTAGCACTCCCGAACAAAACAGCGGCTACCAGATCAAGTTTGATGGAAAGTCATATCCGCTTAATAGTACCATCTCTAATTTAATAAGTAAATCCAATCACTTTGAAATTGTAAATAAGTATGGATGCAAAGTTGATGAGCAAGATATTGTTGTTGGACGCGATAAATGTACAATTCAATTTGATAGGGCAGAAGTGGTACAACAATGTGATGTTTTTCATCAGGGAATCATCAATGTTTTAACGAAACCACACACAGCAGCTTACACTTATACTCTAAATAATACAATTAGCAATTCTACCGGAGTATTTAAAAATTTAGTTGCTGGTTCGTACAGACTTAAAATTATTTCAGATGAAGACGAGCTTGAAACTATTGTAATTGTACCCGACTATAAGCAGTTGCAACCAAACTTTTCTTTTACCAAAGTTAATCCAGCCTGTGCCAGTAAAGGCACTATACAATTTAATTCTTTCACAGGTAGTGCTAATTATAAAATCAAACTCAAAACTGATATTTTACCCTATGACCATAAATTTACTAACTTGGAGGTGGGTAACTATCATTTTATTGTATTAAATAAAGAGGATTGCCTGATTGACGAGTACGATGTAGAATTGGTTTATGAGCCCTGTCCAATCGTAATAAATAATATCGAAACCCTGCAAGAGTGCAATGTTTTGGGCAAAGGATTTATCAAAGTTAATTGTCCGCCAATTCCAGAAACTTATACGTTCATCCTTAATAATTCGGTATCAAATAACACTGGTGTATTTTATATGCTAGATCCCGGTAGTTATACCATTGAGGTTAAAGCATCTGGTGGTTCAGCCTCAGTTAGTAAAACAGTTATAGTGCCCGATTATTCATTAATCAAGCCTGTTACTGAAATTAATGCTAAAAACCCTGCTTGCGATCTTAAAGGAGAGATATCATTTTCTATAGGCACAAATTCTGCTGATTATAATGTAAAATATAAGGGAATGGTTTATCCGGGTAACCACGTCTTTTCAGATTTGATTGAAGGAGATTACACTTTCACAATTTTAAAACTCAATGGTTGTATCGTTGATGAAGTAAATAAAAGATTGGTTTATGAACCTTGTCCGATTATTATCAATAATATTGAGATACTTGCTGAATGCAATGTGCTTGGTAAAGGATTTATAAAGGTTAATTGTCCGCCGATTCCTGAGATTTATACGTTTACCCTTAATAATTCGATATCAAATAGTATCGGTGTGTTTAGTATGCTTAGTCCTGGAAGTTATAACGTTGAAGTAAAAGCATCGGGTGGTGCTCCAGCAGCTTATAGAACTATTATAGTTCCTGATTATTCTTTAACTAAACTAAATACTATTGTTAATGCAAAAAATCCAGTTTGTGATCTAACAGGTGAAATCTCATTTTCTATTGGTAACCATTCAGCAGATTATAATATTAGGTATAATGGTTTAGTTTATCCTGGTAATTATACTTTTTTGGGATTGTATGAAGGGAATTATACTTTTTCGATTCTGAAACTCAATGGTTGTATTGTTGATGAGTTAAAGGTTTCTTTAGAAACAGAAGCTTGTAACGATATCTCGTTTCCTACTGCTTTTAGTCCCAATTCTGATAATGTGAACGATAGTTTTAAAGCAAAAGAAGGAAGTAGGGCTTTTAATTTTCAGATGCAAATTTTTGACAGGAGGGGAGTAATTATCTTTTCTTCGAATAAATTATATGATGCCTGGAATGGAGATTACCAAGGACAACCAGTTCCTGTGGGAGTTTATTTTTGGGTGGCATCTTTCACTACTCAAGAAAATAAGAAAATAATTAAAAAGGGATCAGTTACACTAGTTCGGTAA
- a CDS encoding energy transducer TonB, with translation MNYKTQNIPNEENNYPKAIAIASGIMGFLLLISFFIVIGSFQPPEEVGMGGMVVNYGTSAEGMGDDYTSIEEPSADPNANGKPPEKVTPEEKITPTTSTESSDKEVQTQNTEDAIAVNTKPTKPTKAAPTPVTEDKPAKPVINQNALYKGKKNTGQGQGDGTGKTPGNQGDKDGDPLASNYGEGGSGNGNVQLSLASRKFIDIPRIQDDGQSAGKIAVQIRVDKNGKVVQARAGAKGTTLSDLALWRKCEQAVLGASLNKLESAPDVQTGIVIFNFKVK, from the coding sequence ATGAACTACAAAACACAAAACATACCTAACGAGGAAAACAATTACCCTAAGGCCATTGCCATAGCAAGCGGAATTATGGGCTTTTTATTGTTGATCAGCTTTTTTATCGTGATTGGTTCATTCCAGCCACCTGAAGAAGTAGGTATGGGTGGTATGGTTGTAAATTATGGAACTTCTGCAGAAGGGATGGGCGATGATTACACCAGTATTGAAGAGCCATCGGCAGATCCTAATGCAAATGGTAAACCACCAGAAAAGGTAACACCAGAAGAAAAAATTACGCCAACTACTTCTACCGAAAGTAGTGATAAAGAAGTTCAAACGCAAAATACCGAAGATGCTATTGCAGTAAACACTAAACCTACAAAACCGACTAAAGCTGCACCAACTCCGGTAACTGAAGACAAGCCGGCCAAACCGGTGATTAACCAAAATGCACTTTATAAAGGCAAAAAAAATACTGGTCAGGGACAAGGAGATGGAACCGGAAAAACGCCTGGCAACCAGGGCGATAAAGATGGCGATCCTTTAGCTTCCAATTATGGCGAAGGTGGTTCTGGAAACGGAAATGTACAGTTATCATTGGCCAGCAGAAAATTTATCGATATCCCACGGATACAGGATGATGGGCAAAGCGCAGGAAAAATTGCCGTTCAAATCCGTGTAGATAAAAATGGCAAAGTTGTACAGGCCCGTGCAGGTGCAAAAGGTACTACCCTATCTGATTTAGCCCTCTGGAGAAAATGTGAGCAGGCCGTATTAGGTGCAAGTTTAAATAAACTGGAATCAGCTCCCGATGTACAAACCGGAATTGTGATATTTAACTTTAAGGTGAAATAA